The DNA sequence aaactgataacttttataaaatataaaactaaaatattattaacccTAATTAAtatactagttttttttttctcatcataTTTATTGAGATCCTGTTGGGACCTTCCAAAAAAGCTAAAACATTTTTTATGCTTGGCTTTTCAGCCAATGAAAGATTCTGATGTTGACATCTGTCCATAGAATTGCTACGTGGAAAATTCACTAATCACTTGTTATataaaaatgacataaaatataattcctTTACTTTATTCTTCCacctatgttttttttttctttcaatattGGAAAGTTTTTATTATAGAAAGTTTCTATACAAATAACTTTAATATGGGACTTGAATGAATATTATAATATACAAAGAATAAACATtattcataataaaaataatttatttccaaAGCAATATCATCTTAAATTCTTAATTACCCTTAATTTTTTGTATAAAGATAAAATCATACTTGGTGAAATCATAGAATAATTGTAAATTCCATAAtctcattaaacatgtaaatatgtgtatgtataaattaattaatgatcaagtaaataatataAACAAGATTATGTGGAgagaaaaaacaataaaattttgatattgtaagttaattgttttaatttaattattttgaattaatttaaagaaAAGTTTATATCtatctatgttgatgactttaCACTAGCTACCAATAACAAATGTATGATTTAAACACATTCAACGAATCAAATTACATATACTATTCACAAATGATAATgtgtaattaatttaaaacacATAATTAAAAGTAATGTAATTCTCccttaaattaaagtataactaaacattcattcaaaaaaaaagtataactaAACATTATACCAAATATATGATAATTAGAGATTTTAGTTTTCATATTAGTTTAGAGATTTTAGTTTTCATATTAGTTACATGCAAGAAGGTTCTTAGagcccatattttttttttattttgaaaaaaaaaaattatattacattttttaggattttgtaaaaacaaagaaaattaacaagTGAGTGGGATATTCACTAAcaagtattattattataaaaataaataaataaaaattggcAACTGAATACGACATAAATAAGAATTTCCTTCATTATCATGAAAAAAACatggaaaattaaaaaaaaaaaaaaaatcaatatagaCGAATGGTTTGACCTCTCACATTCCCTTTTCAGGtttcctttttttatttatttactctcataataaaattacacgtaattaaaaaaattaatgaaaatttaaattcaataaacaaataatatgtCGGTAAAAAAGCACATGTTGACTGAGATAGACCATTCCTACGATAAGACACGTGTAATCAAACTATTGGCTAATGAAAACAAAGCGAGTGAAGGCCCACCGTTATGTGAACAGAACCGCGTACACAAAATCAAAGCCCATACGTATACTCAATTAAAACTCTTCTccgtatatatatgtgtaaagATTTAGctggaaaagagagaaaaagggaAACAAAACGTCGTCGTTAGGAGTTTGGGTGGCTCTAGTGGCGGTGGTGGTTGTTTCTCCAATCAGTAATGGCtaactcttcttcttcttcaatcttGTTCTCTTGTTACCCAATTATTCTGATCCTAATTCTCACTTTCTCAGGTATGTTATGTTATTTTCTTTGTTGTGTTTGGTTTCCGAGAATGTGTGGGAAAAAGAGAATTTTGTGTGATTGAGTTGATGGAAAGGAGAAAAGACTCTTTTTTTAGACGAATTTTGTTGTTTCTTACGTTGGGTCTTTCGTGTTTTTGAAAAAGAAGAACTGAAAATTTACTTAACTAACCGACTTTTCAACTTTGCTCTGTTTTACTTCATTTTCTTAGTAACCAAACTGAGCATTTTCATGTATGAGTTTGTTAAGTTTGTTGTCTTTCAACTTTTTCTCAGCTAGAAATTTTTTATCCACCTATCCAAACAGATTTCATCTCAGCTTGAAACTTATTGATCTAgaaattttctcatattttctttGTGTAATTACTCTGTTTTTcagcattttatttatgcatttTTACGTTAAATTTTTCGTCTTTCAACTTTCTTAGCTCGAAACTTATTGATTTAgaaattttctcatattttctttGTGTAATTCCTCTGTTTTTCTCACTAACCAAACGGAGCATTCCCATATATGAGTTTTACGTAAAGTTTTCTCTCTCAACTTTCTCAGCTCgaatttctttctttcttttttttttttttttttttttgaaactttctcatcttttcattatttaatttctctgtttttttcataactgaaaaTTTTCTCACTAACCAAACAGACCTCTTCccatatatgaatttttttacgTTACGTTCTCTTTAAAGTTTAAACTTTATCAAAACtaactaaaaatttattactttgcTCTGTTTTCCCGTAACTGAAAAATTTCTCATCTTTTCTTTATTTAACAACTACTCTGTATTTTTCGCACTAACCACACAGAccaattccccatattgcattTCAAGTTGTTCAACTTTATGTTCAATCAACTAACAAATTTTCTCACTTTTTCTTTCCTCAGCTCCAAAACTTCCCATTTTTCCAAACAGATCTTCATCTCATCACAAAACTTATTAATTTAGAAAGTTTCTCTatcttttctttgtttcttattTACTCTGTTTTTTCCCACTAACCAAACAGACCCAATTCCCACATATGAGTATTTCACATTAAATTAACCAAACAGAGCATTTCATATAAAACAAACTTATTACTTTTCTGTTATTCATAACTGAAAATTTTCTCACATTTTCTCACATTTCCTTTCTCAGATTCCAGAATCCACGTGGCAAGCATCGGAGTCGGAATAAACTACGGCCAAATAGCAAACAACCTCCCATCACCGTCACGAGTCTCAACCCTTCTCCGATCACTAAACATAACCAGAGTTAAACTCTACGACGCCGATCCAAACGTACTCAAAGCTTTCTCAAACACCCAAACAGATTTCACAATCGGACTCGGCAACGAAAATCTCCAATCCATAGCCAATAACCCAATCAAAGCTCAACAATGGATCCAAACACACCTCTCACCTTACTTACCCCAAACACAAATCACCTCAATCGTAGTCGGAAACGAAGTCTTCAACCTAAACGACACTCAATTAATGTCGTCTTTGTACCCTGCGATGAAAACAATGTACGATACATTAGTCAATTTGGGGCTAAATTCTAGGGTTAGCATAACAACAGCTCATTCATtaacaattttatcaaattcatACCCACCTTCAAATGGTTTATTCAGATCAGATCTAGCTCAATACCTAAATCCAATCCTCAATTTCCATTCACAAACTAAATCACCATTCTTAATCAACGCTTACCCTTACTTCGCTTACAAAGATAACCCTAACGAAGTATCTTTAGATTACGTTCTCTTCCGTCCAAATCAAGGAATGACCGATCCAAATACGAATCTCCACTACGATAACATGTTGTACGCTCAGATCGACGCTGTTTACGCCGCGATCAAAGCCTTGGGACACTCCGGAGTCGAAGTGAGAATCTCCGAAACTGGTTGGCCTTCGAAAGGTGACGAAAACGAAGCTGGAGCTACACCGGAAAATGCTGAGGTCTATAACAGTAATCTTCTTAGAAGAATCGAACAGAATCAAGGTACTCCGGCGAATCCGACGGTACCGGTGGATATTTACGTTTTTGCCCTTTTTAATGAGAATATGAAACCTGGTCCGGCATCGGAGAGGAATTATGGACTGTACTATCCCGATGGTACTCCGGTGTATAACATCGGATTACAAGGGTATCTGCCGGAGCTGGCATTGGATACTTCGTCGTCGTCATCGTCTTCTTCATCGTTCTTTGGTTCAGTTTCTTCTTCTGTTATTATTCATGTAAGAAAATTGgccttttttaatttattttctttttttatttttctattttttgtttattttgaataaatgataattttgattcaagtaagatattttatttaatttaactcaatttttgtttgtattatttataaattttaataatatttttagttagttttttttttttttgtaatttattacttttaagaaattttttatatttatactttaaaataattttttttgtatttttataaaaatccacataaaataattaatatctctatttttaattaataatttcgaaggataattaatgtttttgttctcacaattttgatatatatatatatatatataccatgtcATTGAACTTTTTATTATTCATGTAAGAAAattggggttttttttttttttttttttacttttttgcatcatcattattattattattattattattattattattattattattattattattattattattattattattcataaaccATTTATTAAAATTGGAGCACACAGAGAGTTTTAAcatgtaataataaaaataatcaacTTAATTTCTTTTACttactatttttattaatttagacacatTTCATTTCTAACTCAGGTTATAAAAAACAGCTACACCACGGTTTTACCGTTTAAAAAATCAGTTTTAAGGTTAATTGCAAACCTAACCAAATTTATTTAGAAAGTTCGGCCATAAAAAATGTTACAAATGTAATAAAATACAGTAATCTGAAAATAGAACGATATCGGTTCTTCATATTAAAAAGTATCTATGTATACATGACAAGGACTAAAAGTAACAAAGATCTTTTTAACCTTGATTTTGATTGCAAATTTTCTCTTTGtttcattttcaaaaaattccAAAAGTGGTAGAATAAAGAAAGTGTTTTAGAATATAAAGCTTTTTAGATCATATTGATCATGATATATATTGAGAAAGAAAGCTTAGGAATCACTTGGTTGGAAATTTGGTTtcatatgaaaaaataaatatatggtaTCTATGACGTATACaactttatataattatatatatttatgcaaGAATTGCTAAAAGTtactattaatatttaattaatattttctttagtattatattgttattgatGTAATTATAGCgggtttcatataattttttttaaaaaaaagctaatttttaaaaaatattactaatttaTTACTACCTATAAAAAATTTAGGGCACCCTTATGTTATTTATACACATCATTAATCATTGTACCGAGTGGAATATATTGAATGGCCTAACATAAAACTATAATATGTAATAGGCATGTTTGGAAAGTTAATAGGGAATTAGAAATGAGattatttcaaaatacacaaaaataataaaacaaaattataaaatatagttgtatgcaattttatacattttaacatttgttatgattttatttacagaaaatacgatcttttgatatatttttatattgtacccttgttaatttgttgttgatttttagttatttatatgttaatttttgttgttggtttgatgttgttttgatgttattttcatgttacttttatgtagttttcttgttgattttataaaataccgtaaaaatatatatataaaaatatttgaacgtataaatataaaaaaattacaaaaaaataatgttGTGTAATCATCCCATTAGAAAGGAAttatttgtatttaattttGCATATTTGTTTGACCACGTAATTATATAGTAATTGTGTAACTGGATATAATCGAGAGCACTCGATTATACTCTTCAATTCTCATAACCCTATGAGAATTAAATGTAATTatactatataaaaattatttttttttatgtaattattaattattttgtcaaacaatactatattaaaaataataattacacttACTAATAATTACACATAAACTTTCAACCGAATCAAATAGTGTTAGGGTTTACATACACATATATGTTCTACTTGATTTGTATCAAGCTAATCATtgtatgaatttaattattattaatattaataaatttttttctaatagtaTTTTCCACTTGCATTCGTGCAAGTGaatctttttatttctttcttttttgaacAAAATTCTTCTTGTCTTAACTTAAGGCTTACAAAAGTCAAAATTAGGTTTCtatcaaagaaagaaaaagaaatctttTCTCTTATCTTATCTTCCATTTGATGATGTtttgaaaaataacatttttctgTTGTTTCAAAGTTAAATTTGGTTTTACACAAATCCCGTTTGTTGTCGTCTTTCACGAAATATTTGTGACAAAATTACTCAAACTTTTGTGTGTGAGAAGCAACCGTTCAAAATTTTCATTAAcgtcaaaattatttaaattttttaatatagcaCTCCGCCCCTACTAATTTAGTAGATATTAATTTGCtatcgaaaaataaaaataaaaataaatattgtaaatgagTCTTTCATATTTATGGCGAAGTGGCTAATCACAAAGCATTATTATAGCACGATCAAATAGTTTTACTGTCAATGAAAAGCTTCAATATTTTTGttacatttataaaaatttaagtaattttgccaccaatataaaaaaaattaattacatacTATTCTTACGAAAACTTGAGTAATTTCACCGcaaattatcattatttttttaaaactaatgtCACTATCTATCTTAATCCAATATTCTTAATTTCTTATGAAAGTTTTTAGACTTCATTAACTCAATCCTTCATGTTATTGAATAGACATTTATTAAGAGCATTATTATTGAGCATTAGTAGTGTCCATACCTTTTATAGTTAGCGTTCCACGATTGATGAGCAATATTcattaaaagttattttcttaagttacaTGGGACTCGACACTTTATTACACCAATAACAGTATAACACTGAGAAATATACTAAACTCCAATAGTACCTTTTAGTAATTCTCCTATCATAACTTATGAAAATTAAAGTGAAATTGTTTCCACCACAttattaaattgatatttttcaaCAATGGcgattattattataattagcaGCCTAATTAATTAGTGGCTTCATTTTcataatacatataataatgaCTAGTTTGACTCTTCAAATTTTGTTGGGTGGTCAAAAACAGATAACTAACACTATTttatattatgatattttagaaatatataattttttccaCTCATATATAAActtttcatataaaaaaatcaacataagaatcatgtttttgttttttttcttttctaagtaaaataataataataatactctaTTATAATGTTTGGTGGCTTTCAACATCATGGACCATAAGTATCAAAATCAAAGGataaattattagaaaaaaaaaaccaacaacaaaggATAAGATTTACAGATGGCTCAATACACTTTATTATGTGTGAATGTTTAGACTAGTCTAATTTTGTTACCAAATTAGTGAACATAAtgaccaaataaataaattattatatattattagataaTGGATTTTATTTGTTAGAGGATGCATTTTGTTCACttcataattattaaattataatttaactgATCGAACGATTATTAATATCTCAAatcaaatttataatataaatataatttattattatttttatatataaatataggacAAGATTATAGTAAGACTTAGCAACAGTTCCTTACCgctagagatttttttttaccattgaTTTTAGATTATGCGGTTATTATGATATAAGGTGTATACTCTTACGATAA is a window from the Cannabis sativa cultivar Pink pepper isolate KNU-18-1 chromosome 1, ASM2916894v1, whole genome shotgun sequence genome containing:
- the LOC115706240 gene encoding glucan endo-1,3-beta-glucosidase 14, with protein sequence MANSSSSSILFSCYPIILILILTFSDSRIHVASIGVGINYGQIANNLPSPSRVSTLLRSLNITRVKLYDADPNVLKAFSNTQTDFTIGLGNENLQSIANNPIKAQQWIQTHLSPYLPQTQITSIVVGNEVFNLNDTQLMSSLYPAMKTMYDTLVNLGLNSRVSITTAHSLTILSNSYPPSNGLFRSDLAQYLNPILNFHSQTKSPFLINAYPYFAYKDNPNEVSLDYVLFRPNQGMTDPNTNLHYDNMLYAQIDAVYAAIKALGHSGVEVRISETGWPSKGDENEAGATPENAEVYNSNLLRRIEQNQGTPANPTVPVDIYVFALFNENMKPGPASERNYGLYYPDGTPVYNIGLQGYLPELALDTSSSSSSSSSFFGSVSSSVIIHVRKLAFFNLFSFFIFLFFVYFE